One window from the genome of Candidatus Methylomirabilota bacterium encodes:
- the lptG gene encoding LPS export ABC transporter permease LptG, producing the protein MGRIIDRYILSELLSPFSMGVGVFTFFLVIDRIYHLTELVITKGVPFFLVLALLGFTLPAFLALTLPMALLVAVLIVGGRLAGDMEVTAFKASGVSPLRLLRPFLAAGIVVALISGMLSIWIAPMGNRLFQQQLFQILKSRAATGLKERIFSASFGQFTIYVQDISASQVALKGLLVSDERDPALSRVIVAKEGRLLTDEEQGRITLRFIDGQISEADVADGRRARFTDFSLYDMNLPLESPLATSSQKEKPERDLPLSQLGPQARELAAQGQPVTAYYVEFHKRFALPVAAIVFVLVGFPLGIRSQARGGGGRGLALAVSLGIVVSYYMVFTTLEGMSLRGRVPPWLGIWLPDAIFLVAGLLLIAATTVGMPTGWVHRLWHLRDVFRARIPAWRIPWRRSEEAEAGRSRRRASTFIIDRYLLREYVKFIGVCVGVAAVLFLVVDLLQTLDRFLRIKPPFTYILQHFIFRLPGALYDGLPIMVLIATLFLFLSLTRAHELDALKAAGMSLYRVSVPILLLALALSIAAGIFQETALPAINARAEEIDRVKIRGNLPRHLQKRNQLWYRSTDTRFWRMELLDPVERSVDGLLLLEVDQNFQLMSRLDAKQAKWTPGGWELSQGFMRPVVKGTRMESKPFERMVLKMPEDIQDFTNVQNPPEIMSFFELRAYVQKLQETGHQAGKYIVELYSKLSFPLIHLIMALVAIPFALVSPRSGGRALGIAIAIVISVGYWLVHYMAVAFAKADLLPPFLAAWTANVVFAGLGTALFLRIRT; encoded by the coding sequence ATGGGTCGCATCATCGACCGGTACATCCTGTCGGAGCTCCTGAGCCCGTTCTCCATGGGTGTCGGGGTCTTCACCTTCTTCCTCGTCATCGACCGGATCTACCACCTCACCGAGCTGGTCATCACCAAGGGTGTCCCGTTCTTCCTGGTGCTGGCTTTGCTGGGTTTCACCCTGCCCGCCTTCCTCGCCCTCACCCTGCCGATGGCACTGCTCGTCGCCGTCCTCATCGTCGGTGGCCGGCTGGCAGGGGACATGGAGGTGACGGCCTTCAAGGCTTCCGGGGTGAGTCCGCTGCGCCTGCTCCGGCCATTCCTGGCCGCGGGGATCGTGGTCGCGCTGATCTCGGGCATGCTCTCGATCTGGATCGCACCCATGGGCAATCGCTTGTTCCAGCAGCAGCTCTTCCAGATCCTCAAGTCGCGCGCGGCCACCGGGCTCAAGGAGCGCATCTTCAGCGCCTCGTTCGGGCAGTTCACAATCTATGTCCAGGACATCAGCGCCTCCCAGGTCGCCCTCAAGGGCCTCCTCGTCTCCGATGAGCGGGATCCCGCGCTCTCCCGCGTGATCGTGGCGAAGGAGGGCCGCCTCCTCACCGACGAGGAGCAAGGGCGCATCACTCTGCGCTTCATCGACGGCCAGATCAGCGAGGCCGACGTGGCCGACGGGCGGCGCGCGCGCTTCACCGACTTCAGCCTCTACGACATGAATCTGCCGCTGGAATCGCCGCTGGCCACCTCGTCGCAGAAGGAGAAGCCCGAGCGTGACCTGCCGTTGAGCCAGCTGGGCCCGCAGGCACGCGAGCTCGCCGCCCAGGGCCAGCCCGTGACCGCCTACTACGTGGAGTTCCACAAGCGCTTCGCGCTGCCGGTGGCGGCGATCGTGTTCGTGCTCGTGGGCTTCCCACTCGGCATCCGCAGCCAGGCCCGCGGGGGCGGCGGGCGTGGCCTCGCGCTCGCGGTCAGTCTCGGCATCGTCGTGTCCTATTACATGGTGTTCACGACCCTCGAGGGCATGTCGCTCCGCGGCCGGGTCCCGCCCTGGCTCGGCATCTGGCTCCCCGACGCCATCTTCCTCGTCGCCGGCCTCCTGCTGATCGCGGCCACCACCGTGGGGATGCCCACCGGCTGGGTGCACCGGCTTTGGCACTTGCGCGACGTGTTCCGGGCGCGCATTCCGGCATGGCGTATTCCGTGGCGACGGAGCGAGGAGGCCGAGGCGGGGCGGAGCCGGCGGCGGGCCTCCACGTTCATCATCGACCGCTACCTGCTCCGCGAGTACGTGAAGTTCATCGGCGTCTGCGTCGGCGTGGCGGCGGTGCTGTTCCTCGTCGTCGATCTCCTCCAGACGCTCGACCGCTTCCTGCGCATCAAGCCGCCCTTCACCTACATCCTCCAGCACTTCATCTTCCGGCTCCCCGGCGCGCTCTACGACGGGCTGCCCATCATGGTGCTGATCGCGACGCTGTTCCTGTTCTTGTCGCTGACGCGCGCCCACGAGCTCGACGCGCTCAAGGCGGCGGGGATGAGCCTCTACCGCGTGAGCGTGCCGATCCTCCTCCTCGCCCTCGCGCTGAGCATCGCCGCCGGCATCTTCCAGGAGACCGCCCTGCCCGCGATCAACGCGCGCGCGGAGGAGATCGACCGCGTGAAGATCCGCGGCAATCTGCCGCGCCATCTCCAGAAGCGCAACCAGCTCTGGTATCGGTCCACCGACACCCGCTTCTGGCGGATGGAGCTGCTCGATCCCGTCGAACGCTCGGTCGACGGGCTCCTGCTCCTCGAGGTGGACCAGAACTTCCAGCTCATGAGCCGTCTCGACGCCAAGCAGGCGAAGTGGACGCCGGGGGGCTGGGAGCTGAGCCAGGGCTTCATGCGCCCTGTCGTCAAGGGCACACGGATGGAATCCAAGCCCTTCGAGCGCATGGTGCTGAAGATGCCGGAGGACATCCAGGACTTCACCAACGTGCAGAATCCGCCCGAGATCATGAGCTTCTTCGAGCTGCGCGCCTACGTGCAGAAGCTCCAGGAGACGGGTCACCAGGCCGGCAAGTACATCGTGGAGCTCTATTCCAAGCTCTCGTTCCCCCTCATACACCTGATCATGGCGCTGGTAGCGATCCCCTTCGCTCTGGTCTCCCCGCGCAGCGGCGGCCGCGCTCTCGGCATCGCGATCGCGATTGTGATCTCGGTGGGGTACTGGCTCGTGCACTACATGGCGGTGGCCTTCGCCAAGGCCGATCTCTTGCCGCCCTTCCTCGCTGCGTGGACGGCCAACGTCGTCTTCGCGGGGCTGGGCACGGCGCTCTTCCTCCGGATCCGCACCTGA
- a CDS encoding GuaB3 family IMP dehydrogenase-related protein translates to MGMWVGRGRKARAAYGFDDIALVPGSVTINPSEVDISWDLCGHRFQIPIIAAAMDGVVSPRLAIEMGKHGGLAVLNLEGIFSRYENPDEVLDRITSASLEEATKIIQGIYSEPIKEELIHKRISEIKKGGGPVVVSSIPQRAERFAKIAEEAGADFFVVQSTVTTARHIATEYTPVDLKRLKKNLAIPLIIGNVVTYEACLELMECGADALLIGVGPGAACTSREVLGLGVPQVTATADSAAARDFYYKRTGRYVPIITDGGMTTGGDICKALASGADAVMIGSAFARATEAPGRGYHWGMATPHSNLPRGTRIRVGVAGPLEQILFGPAFTEDGTLNLVGAIRTCMGSVGAMNIRELQQTELIIAPSIKTEGKVFQRAQKLGTPR, encoded by the coding sequence ATGGGGATGTGGGTCGGACGGGGGCGGAAGGCGCGGGCCGCGTACGGGTTCGATGACATCGCGCTGGTCCCCGGATCGGTCACCATCAATCCCAGCGAGGTCGACATCTCCTGGGACCTTTGCGGCCATCGCTTCCAGATCCCCATCATCGCCGCCGCCATGGACGGCGTGGTCAGCCCGCGCCTCGCCATCGAGATGGGCAAGCACGGCGGGCTCGCCGTTCTCAATCTCGAAGGCATCTTCTCCCGCTACGAGAATCCCGACGAGGTGCTCGACCGCATTACCTCGGCCAGCCTCGAAGAAGCCACCAAGATCATCCAGGGCATCTACAGCGAGCCGATCAAGGAAGAGTTGATCCACAAGCGGATCTCCGAGATCAAGAAGGGCGGCGGACCCGTGGTGGTCTCGTCGATCCCCCAGCGGGCCGAGCGCTTCGCCAAGATCGCCGAGGAGGCGGGGGCGGACTTCTTCGTGGTGCAGTCCACCGTCACCACCGCGCGCCACATCGCCACCGAATACACGCCGGTGGATCTCAAGCGCCTCAAGAAAAACCTCGCCATTCCCCTCATCATCGGCAACGTCGTGACGTACGAGGCGTGCCTCGAGCTCATGGAGTGCGGCGCCGACGCGCTCCTGATCGGCGTGGGGCCCGGCGCGGCGTGCACCAGCCGCGAGGTGCTGGGCCTGGGCGTGCCGCAAGTCACCGCCACCGCGGACTCGGCGGCGGCGCGCGACTTCTACTACAAGCGCACCGGCCGGTACGTGCCCATCATCACCGACGGCGGCATGACCACGGGGGGTGACATCTGCAAGGCGCTCGCCTCGGGCGCCGACGCCGTGATGATCGGCTCGGCCTTCGCGCGCGCCACCGAGGCGCCCGGCCGCGGCTATCACTGGGGCATGGCGACGCCGCACTCGAACCTGCCGCGCGGCACGCGGATTCGCGTAGGCGTGGCGGGCCCTCTCGAGCAGATTCTCTTCGGCCCGGCCTTCACCGAGGACGGCACGCTCAACCTTGTCGGCGCGATTCGCACGTGCATGGGCTCGGTGGGCGCCATGAACATCCGCGAGCTGCAGCAGACGGAGCTGATCATCGCCCCGTCCATCAAGACGGAAGGGAAGGTCTTCCAGCGAGCCCAGAAGCTGGGGACGCCGCGCTAG
- the guaA gene encoding glutamine-hydrolyzing GMP synthase produces MDKIAILDFGAQYTQLIARRIREMSVYSEILPCTQPAAEVLAGGYQGIVLSGGPSSVYDDGAPLPDKAILESGIPILGICYGMQAMGYLLGGQVVPAERREYGPADLRLEGTGGLLDGITPERGNQITVWMSHGDTVLQPPSGFVSLASTANCPVAAMADAERRLYAVQFHPEVAHTPQGKTVLANFLRACGVKRDWSMTSFVDLAVAKIRETVGGDRVLCALSGGVDSSVVAALVHKAIGDQLTCLFVDNGLLRAGEAEYVVKTFRDTFKINLIHIDASKRFMDRLKGVDDPEVKRKAIGNEFIAVFEEEARRLGRIPWLAQGTVYPDVIESVSFKGPSATIKTHHNVGGLPEQMDFKLVEPLRELFKDEVREVGTLLGLPAQIVWRQPFPGPGLAIRVLGEVTEDRLAILRGADLIVQEEIREADLERALWQAFAVLLPVRTVGVMGDFRTYAQVIALRAVTSQDAMTADWARLPYDLLARISSRIINEVKGVNRVVLDISSKPPSTIEWE; encoded by the coding sequence CTGGACAAGATCGCGATCCTCGATTTCGGGGCGCAGTACACCCAGCTGATCGCGCGCCGGATCCGGGAGATGTCGGTCTACTCCGAGATTCTCCCGTGCACGCAGCCCGCGGCGGAGGTGCTCGCCGGGGGGTATCAGGGCATCGTCCTCTCCGGCGGGCCGTCCAGTGTCTACGATGACGGCGCGCCGCTGCCCGACAAGGCCATCCTCGAATCGGGCATCCCCATCCTCGGCATCTGCTACGGCATGCAGGCGATGGGCTATCTGCTCGGCGGGCAGGTGGTGCCGGCAGAGCGCCGCGAGTACGGCCCGGCCGACTTGCGTCTGGAGGGCACGGGCGGGCTCCTGGACGGCATCACGCCGGAGCGCGGTAACCAGATCACGGTGTGGATGAGCCATGGAGACACCGTGCTGCAGCCGCCGTCCGGCTTCGTGAGCCTGGCCTCCACGGCCAACTGTCCAGTGGCGGCCATGGCCGATGCCGAGCGGCGTCTCTACGCAGTGCAGTTCCACCCGGAGGTGGCGCACACCCCGCAGGGCAAGACCGTGCTCGCCAACTTCCTCCGCGCATGCGGGGTAAAGCGCGATTGGTCCATGACCTCGTTCGTGGACTTGGCCGTCGCGAAGATCCGTGAAACGGTCGGCGGCGATCGCGTGCTCTGCGCGCTCTCCGGCGGCGTGGACTCGTCCGTGGTGGCGGCTCTGGTCCACAAGGCCATCGGCGATCAGCTCACGTGTCTCTTCGTGGACAACGGCCTGCTCCGTGCCGGCGAGGCCGAATACGTCGTGAAGACGTTCCGCGACACATTCAAGATCAATCTGATCCATATCGATGCAAGTAAGCGATTTATGGACCGCCTCAAGGGTGTCGACGATCCCGAGGTCAAGCGCAAGGCCATCGGCAACGAGTTCATCGCGGTCTTCGAGGAAGAGGCGCGCCGGCTTGGCCGCATCCCCTGGCTGGCCCAGGGCACGGTGTATCCGGACGTGATCGAGTCCGTCTCGTTCAAGGGCCCGTCGGCCACGATCAAGACGCATCACAACGTGGGCGGCCTACCCGAGCAAATGGACTTCAAGCTGGTGGAGCCCCTCCGCGAGCTCTTCAAGGACGAGGTGCGGGAGGTGGGGACGCTGCTGGGTCTCCCGGCGCAGATCGTCTGGCGCCAGCCCTTCCCGGGGCCCGGCCTCGCCATCCGCGTGCTCGGCGAGGTGACGGAGGATCGGCTCGCCATCCTCCGGGGCGCCGACCTGATCGTGCAGGAGGAGATCCGTGAGGCCGATCTCGAGCGCGCGCTCTGGCAGGCCTTCGCCGTGCTGCTCCCGGTCCGCACCGTGGGCGTCATGGGGGACTTCCGCACCTATGCCCAGGTGATCGCGCTCCGCGCCGTCACCAGCCAGGACGCGATGACAGCGGACTGGGCCCGCCTGCCGTACGACTTGCTGGCGCGGATCTCGAGCCGCATCATCAACGAGGTGAAGGGCGTCAATCGGGTCGTGCTGGACATCTCCTCCAAGCCGCCGAGCACGATCGAGTGGGAGTAG
- a CDS encoding valine--tRNA ligase, with protein sequence MIMTEISDRYDPTRVEPQWYAEWERRGYFRADAKAAGKPYCIVCPPPNVTGFLHMGHAYNFTIQDVLIRYKRMDGYNTLWQFGTDHAGIATQYVVERQLADEGKTKDDLGREAFLQRVWKWKEESGGTIVKQLKRLGASCDWERERFTMDAGLSAAVREVFVRLWEDKLIYRGDYIVNWCPRCQTVLSELEVEREERDGEFVYIKYGPLTLGTVRPETKLGDTALAVHPKDRRYRKYVGKMLEIPSVEGTITIQVVADAAVDPKFGTGVIKVTPGHDPTDFEIGKRHNLPIRTVIGFDGKMTAAAGKYAGMDRFECRKRIVEDMQALGLIDHIEPYRHAVGVCYRCKTVVEPLVSKQWYVRIKPLAEPAVKAVRSGKIKIIPRGWTKTYYAWMEQYRDWTISRQLWWGHRIPAWHCDKDGEVIVSRTDPTACPKCGGALRQDPDVLDTWFSSGLWPFSTLGWPDSTPELKTFYPTSCLVTGFDIIFFWVARMVMFGLKVMGEPPFHDVYMHALVRDAEGRKMSKSKGNVVDPLQVMDQYGTDAFRFTLAAMAAQGRDVRLSEERIEGNRNFANKLWNASRLVLSNLDGYDPKLARKGTPTVADRWIRSRAAAATREVRRALDTYRLNDAASAVYQFLWHELCDWYLEIAKRSLYQKEDPLARAVTQHTLVETLDTTLRLLHPLMPFISEDIWQRLPRPAGGPDSIMIAAFPKASRKGHDTEAETWMSGVIAIVSAIRTIRSESRIPPAVELAAIVRPGPGLDAAALREAAPLMGTLARASITVDPAAVRPPQSALAVAQGAEVYVRLEGVVDLAAERQRLAKEIDKAAKEIAFIEGKLARPDFVERAPAEIVARERERLGEQQAVREKLTASLAALT encoded by the coding sequence ATAATCATGACGGAAATCTCCGACCGCTACGATCCCACGCGCGTCGAGCCGCAGTGGTACGCCGAGTGGGAGCGGCGGGGATACTTCCGCGCGGACGCCAAGGCCGCCGGCAAGCCCTACTGCATCGTGTGTCCCCCGCCGAACGTGACGGGGTTCCTCCACATGGGGCACGCGTACAACTTCACCATCCAGGACGTGCTCATCCGCTACAAGCGGATGGACGGGTACAACACGCTCTGGCAATTCGGCACCGACCATGCCGGCATCGCCACCCAGTACGTGGTGGAGCGGCAGCTCGCCGACGAGGGCAAGACCAAGGACGACCTCGGCCGCGAGGCGTTCCTCCAGCGCGTCTGGAAGTGGAAGGAGGAGTCGGGGGGCACCATCGTCAAGCAGCTCAAGCGTCTGGGCGCCTCCTGCGACTGGGAGCGCGAGCGCTTCACGATGGACGCGGGGCTCTCCGCGGCGGTGCGCGAAGTCTTCGTGCGCCTGTGGGAAGACAAGCTCATCTACCGCGGCGACTACATCGTCAACTGGTGCCCGCGTTGCCAGACGGTGCTCTCCGAGCTCGAGGTGGAGCGCGAGGAGCGTGACGGCGAGTTCGTGTACATCAAGTACGGCCCGCTCACCCTCGGCACCGTGCGGCCTGAGACCAAGCTCGGTGACACGGCCCTCGCCGTGCATCCCAAGGACCGGCGCTACCGGAAGTATGTGGGGAAGATGCTCGAGATCCCGTCAGTGGAGGGGACCATCACCATCCAGGTGGTGGCGGACGCGGCGGTGGATCCCAAGTTCGGCACCGGCGTGATCAAGGTGACGCCCGGACACGACCCGACCGACTTCGAGATCGGCAAGCGCCACAACTTGCCGATCCGCACCGTGATCGGCTTTGACGGCAAGATGACGGCGGCGGCGGGGAAGTACGCGGGCATGGACCGCTTCGAGTGCCGCAAGCGCATCGTTGAGGACATGCAGGCGCTCGGGCTCATCGACCACATCGAGCCCTATCGTCACGCGGTGGGCGTCTGCTATCGCTGCAAGACGGTGGTGGAGCCACTCGTCTCCAAGCAGTGGTACGTGCGCATCAAGCCCCTCGCCGAACCCGCCGTCAAGGCGGTGCGCTCGGGCAAGATCAAGATCATCCCGCGGGGTTGGACCAAGACCTATTACGCCTGGATGGAGCAATACCGGGACTGGACCATCTCACGCCAGCTCTGGTGGGGGCATCGCATTCCCGCCTGGCACTGCGACAAGGACGGCGAGGTCATCGTTTCGCGCACGGACCCCACCGCCTGTCCCAAGTGCGGCGGCGCGCTCCGGCAGGACCCGGACGTGCTCGACACCTGGTTCTCGTCCGGCCTCTGGCCGTTCTCCACCCTGGGCTGGCCGGACTCCACGCCGGAGCTCAAGACCTTCTACCCGACGTCCTGCCTCGTCACCGGCTTCGACATCATCTTCTTCTGGGTGGCGCGCATGGTGATGTTCGGGCTCAAGGTCATGGGCGAGCCGCCCTTCCACGACGTCTACATGCACGCCCTCGTCCGCGATGCGGAAGGGCGGAAGATGTCGAAGTCCAAGGGCAACGTGGTGGATCCGCTCCAGGTCATGGACCAGTACGGGACCGATGCCTTCCGATTCACCCTCGCGGCGATGGCCGCCCAGGGACGGGACGTGCGCCTCTCCGAGGAGCGCATCGAGGGCAACCGGAACTTCGCCAACAAGCTCTGGAACGCCTCGCGGCTCGTCCTCTCGAATCTCGACGGCTATGACCCGAAGCTCGCGCGCAAGGGCACGCCGACGGTCGCCGACCGATGGATTCGTAGCCGCGCCGCCGCGGCGACGCGCGAGGTGCGGCGCGCGCTCGACACCTATCGGCTCAACGACGCCGCGTCCGCGGTGTACCAGTTCCTGTGGCACGAGCTCTGCGACTGGTATCTCGAGATCGCCAAGCGCTCGCTCTATCAGAAGGAAGATCCCCTTGCTCGCGCGGTGACGCAGCACACCCTGGTCGAGACGCTCGACACCACCCTGCGGCTGCTGCATCCCCTGATGCCCTTCATCTCGGAGGACATCTGGCAGCGGCTGCCTCGACCGGCGGGCGGTCCCGACTCGATCATGATCGCCGCGTTCCCCAAGGCCTCGCGGAAGGGCCACGACACGGAGGCCGAGACCTGGATGAGCGGTGTGATCGCGATCGTGAGCGCCATCCGCACCATCCGCAGCGAGAGCCGCATTCCGCCCGCCGTCGAGCTGGCGGCGATCGTGCGCCCGGGGCCGGGCCTCGACGCGGCCGCGCTCCGCGAGGCGGCCCCCCTGATGGGCACGCTCGCCCGGGCCAGCATCACCGTGGATCCCGCCGCGGTGCGACCGCCCCAGTCCGCGCTTGCGGTGGCCCAGGGGGCCGAGGTGTACGTGCGGCTCGAGGGTGTGGTGGATCTGGCTGCCGAGCGGCAGCGCCTTGCCAAGGAGATCGACAAGGCGGCGAAGGAGATCGCGTTCATCGAGGGCAAGCTCGCGCGCCCCGACTTCGTGGAGCGGGCGCCCGCGGAGATCGTGGCCCGCGAGCGCGAGCGCCTCGGCGAGCAGCAGGCCGTCCGCGAGAAGCTCACCGCCAGCCTCGCCGCGCTCACGTGA
- a CDS encoding type III pantothenate kinase, producing MLLLLEVGNTNTSVGVHDGAKLIASWRLTSRREQTSDEYGLFIHTLLRSRGIEPGQITDVAISNVVPPVQRTLERMIEAYFGVTPFSVQSGVNVPITLAVDNPPEVGADRVCNAVAAKTIYGPPCIVVDFGTATNFDCVNARGEFIGGAIAPGIATAAEALIARAARLYRVELVAPATAVGRNTATNIQSGAVLGYAGLVDGLIERMRREIEGDVKVIGTGGLAPQMREVARSIQIVNPDLRLEGLRLIWKHGRAG from the coding sequence GTGCTCCTGCTGCTTGAGGTCGGCAACACCAATACCAGCGTGGGCGTGCACGACGGCGCCAAGCTGATCGCCTCGTGGCGCCTGACGAGCCGACGCGAGCAGACTTCCGACGAGTACGGGCTCTTCATCCACACCCTCCTCCGCTCGCGGGGCATCGAGCCCGGACAGATCACGGACGTGGCCATCTCTAACGTGGTGCCGCCGGTGCAGCGCACGCTCGAGCGAATGATCGAGGCGTACTTCGGCGTGACGCCGTTCAGCGTGCAATCCGGCGTCAACGTGCCCATCACGCTCGCGGTGGACAATCCCCCCGAGGTCGGCGCGGATCGCGTCTGCAACGCGGTGGCCGCGAAGACGATCTACGGGCCGCCCTGCATCGTGGTGGATTTCGGCACCGCCACGAACTTCGATTGCGTGAACGCGCGGGGCGAGTTCATCGGCGGCGCCATCGCGCCCGGCATCGCCACCGCCGCCGAGGCGCTGATCGCCCGGGCCGCGCGCCTCTATCGAGTCGAGCTGGTCGCGCCGGCCACCGCAGTGGGCCGCAACACCGCCACCAACATCCAGTCCGGCGCGGTGCTGGGCTACGCCGGGCTCGTCGACGGCCTCATCGAGCGCATGCGGCGCGAGATCGAGGGCGACGTGAAGGTGATCGGCACCGGCGGGCTCGCCCCGCAGATGCGTGAGGTCGCGCGCAGCATCCAGATCGTCAACCCCGACCTGCGCCTCGAGGGGCTGCGGCTCATCTGGAAGCACGGCCGCGCGGGATAA
- a CDS encoding biotin--[acetyl-CoA-carboxylase] ligase — protein MSGVARGGARLIGRVIHALDEVGSTQAEVARLAAEGAPDGVVVTARHQRAGRGRLGRGWWDQPGQSLLLSVLLRPPVASIRMPQLSLVGGLAVIDAVAAATGLTPGMRWPNDVMVGERKVCGVLAEAATRADGGVDRVILGIGLNVNQESFPPDVAGRASSLRLLTGRVHDRERLLETLLETLDARYREFLAGSEDLRAAWRRHSVTLGARVRAADGREGVAVDLDETGALLVRAEDGALLRVVSGEIAGAPAA, from the coding sequence GTGAGCGGGGTGGCGCGCGGGGGTGCCCGCCTCATCGGCCGGGTCATCCACGCGCTCGACGAGGTGGGCTCCACCCAGGCCGAGGTCGCGCGGCTCGCCGCCGAGGGCGCCCCGGACGGCGTGGTGGTGACCGCCCGACACCAGCGCGCCGGCCGCGGGCGGCTCGGGCGAGGCTGGTGGGACCAGCCAGGGCAGAGTCTGCTCCTGTCAGTGCTGCTGCGGCCTCCCGTGGCCTCCATACGCATGCCCCAGCTCAGTCTGGTCGGTGGCCTCGCCGTGATCGACGCGGTGGCGGCGGCAACCGGCCTGACGCCCGGCATGCGCTGGCCCAATGACGTGATGGTGGGGGAGCGGAAGGTCTGCGGCGTGCTCGCCGAAGCGGCCACTCGAGCCGACGGCGGCGTCGATCGGGTGATCCTCGGCATCGGCCTCAACGTGAACCAGGAGTCGTTCCCGCCCGACGTGGCGGGACGCGCCTCGTCGCTACGCCTGCTCACCGGACGCGTCCACGACCGGGAGCGTCTGCTCGAGACGCTGCTCGAGACCCTCGACGCGCGCTATCGCGAGTTCCTTGCCGGGAGCGAGGATCTGCGCGCGGCTTGGCGGCGCCACAGCGTGACCCTGGGCGCGCGCGTCCGCGCCGCCGACGGGCGCGAGGGCGTGGCCGTGGACCTCGACGAGACCGGAGCGTTGCTCGTGCGTGCGGAGGACGGCGCGCTGCTGCGCGTGGTCTCGGGGGAGATCGCCGGTGCTCCTGCTGCTTGA
- a CDS encoding restriction endonuclease: MALSLRESKAIAGIADVSYDFLPWSGHADWKGHISFRSISEKVGVGNLWQPGSKHPMTVALLETTLEKRRDCFQRLILEVVRAAIPYRQKNGKPIGPEDITKLNGLILDLGFKIPDLWDPNFLASLRLETTDWAKSRVEQALAEEQVRASKQSKRSSDLANLRTRFFGLPAMPSPQAAGLEFERILNGLFSLHGLDPRDPFRVIGEQIDGSFDLDHETYLLEAKWEKEPLSEAALLTFRGKIEGKSAYTRGVFISLNGVTAEAALSITYGKRPTFFVVNGHDLSMVLGDEVGLAEYLRQRQRVLAEEGRVVLPYGELWTGSRSRDAVPLGLSTRP; this comes from the coding sequence ATGGCTCTCTCGCTGCGCGAGTCGAAGGCAATTGCAGGCATCGCCGACGTCTCTTACGACTTCCTGCCTTGGTCAGGTCATGCCGACTGGAAGGGTCACATCTCCTTCAGGTCCATCTCAGAGAAGGTCGGGGTGGGTAACCTTTGGCAGCCGGGCAGTAAGCACCCGATGACCGTAGCGTTGCTGGAGACCACTCTAGAAAAGCGGCGAGACTGCTTTCAGCGATTGATCTTGGAAGTCGTTCGGGCCGCGATCCCATACCGACAGAAGAACGGGAAGCCGATCGGGCCCGAGGATATCACCAAGCTCAACGGACTGATTCTCGACTTGGGCTTCAAGATTCCCGATCTCTGGGACCCCAACTTCCTTGCCTCTCTGCGGCTTGAGACCACGGATTGGGCCAAGAGCCGCGTTGAGCAAGCCCTTGCGGAGGAACAGGTTCGCGCGTCCAAGCAGAGCAAGCGGTCCTCTGACTTGGCCAATCTGCGTACGCGATTTTTCGGACTTCCGGCCATGCCGTCGCCTCAGGCTGCGGGACTCGAGTTCGAGCGCATTCTGAACGGGCTCTTCTCTCTCCATGGTCTCGATCCGAGAGATCCATTCCGCGTCATCGGCGAACAGATCGATGGATCATTCGATCTCGATCATGAGACGTACCTGCTTGAGGCGAAATGGGAGAAGGAACCACTTTCCGAAGCGGCCCTGCTGACCTTCAGAGGGAAGATTGAAGGCAAGTCCGCTTACACGCGGGGAGTATTCATTAGTCTCAATGGCGTTACCGCCGAGGCGGCTCTGTCAATCACATATGGAAAGCGCCCGACGTTCTTCGTCGTCAACGGGCACGATCTGTCAATGGTCCTAGGCGACGAGGTTGGCCTGGCGGAGTATCTCCGGCAACGCCAACGGGTGCTCGCGGAAGAGGGCAGGGTAGTCCTGCCTTATGGCGAATTGTGGACAGGGTCTCGTAGTAGGGATGCCGTGCCACTCGGACTTAGCACGCGTCCATAA